The Megalobrama amblycephala isolate DHTTF-2021 linkage group LG7, ASM1881202v1, whole genome shotgun sequence genome window below encodes:
- the LOC125271264 gene encoding B-cell receptor CD22-like isoform X2 yields the protein MAPPLPLVFLLMIHVCVSGVSSADWGVSYSPSHICALKDSSVIMRCTYTYPTGYKIKKVFWTKTLVKHNGEHPDLSEDPEYSQRLQYLGDKQKNCTIRLSHVTLKDSHKYYFKFNTDKDKWIGYPGVTLTVTDLQVESPERVTEGDSVRLTCKSSCTLTDRATFIWYRNSQPLTERRDRNNELLLQSVRREDAGRYSCAVHGHNHISPAVQLNVMFHHGAGRNVIVIAAAYGGLFFVIVVIIIIIIIMIIQRKMKSRRSALHKYEHFFFFFF from the exons AtggctcctcctcttcctctggtGTTTCTGCTCATGATTCACG TGTGTGTTTCAGGGGTTTCTAGTGCTGATTGGGGTGTGAGTTACAGTCCTTCACACATCTGTGCACTAAAGGACTCATCAGTGATAATGAGATGCACTTATACATACCCTACTGGATATAAGATCAAGAAAGTGTTCTGGACCAAAACACTGgtaaaacataatggagagCATCCAGATCTGTCTGAGGACCCTGAATACAGTCAGAGGCTTCAGTATCTGGGAGATAAACAGAAGAACTGCACCATTAGActgagtcatgtgacactgaaggattCACACAAGTACTATTTCAAATTCAACACTGATAAAGACAAATGGATTGGTTATCCAGGAGTGACTCTTACTGTCACAG atcttcaggtggagtctcctgagagagtgacagagggagattcagtccgtCTGACATGTAAAAGCAGCTGCACTCTGACTGACAGAGCAACATTCATCTGGTACAGAAACTCACAGCCATTAACTGAGAGAAGAGACAGAAACAATGAACTCCTGCTGCAGTCAGTCAGAAGAGAGGATGCAGGCAGATATAGCTGTGCTGTACACGGACACAATCACATCTCTCCTGCTGTTCAGCTCAATGTCATGT TTCATCATGGTGCTGGTAGGAATGTGATTGTGATCGCAGCAGCATATGGAGGATTATTTTTCGTCATtgtcgtcatcatcatcatcatcatcataatgataat TCAGAGGAAAATGAAGAGCAGAAGATCTGCACTACATAAGTATGAG cattttttttttttttttttttaa
- the LOC125271264 gene encoding B-cell receptor CD22-like isoform X3, which yields MAPPLPLVFLLMIHVCVSGVSSADWGVSYSPSHICALKDSSVIMRCTYTYPTGYKIKKVFWTKTLVKHNGEHPDLSEDPEYSQRLQYLGDKQKNCTIRLSHVTLKDSHKYYFKFNTDKDKWIGYPGVTLTVTDLQVESPERVTEGDSVRLTCKSSCTLTDRATFIWYRNSQPLTERRDRNNELLLQSVRREDAGRYSCAVHGHNHISPAVQLNVMYPPRSVSVSISPSGEIVSGDSVTLICSSDSNPPAVTVAGILITRRGDRVTISLY from the exons AtggctcctcctcttcctctggtGTTTCTGCTCATGATTCACG TGTGTGTTTCAGGGGTTTCTAGTGCTGATTGGGGTGTGAGTTACAGTCCTTCACACATCTGTGCACTAAAGGACTCATCAGTGATAATGAGATGCACTTATACATACCCTACTGGATATAAGATCAAGAAAGTGTTCTGGACCAAAACACTGgtaaaacataatggagagCATCCAGATCTGTCTGAGGACCCTGAATACAGTCAGAGGCTTCAGTATCTGGGAGATAAACAGAAGAACTGCACCATTAGActgagtcatgtgacactgaaggattCACACAAGTACTATTTCAAATTCAACACTGATAAAGACAAATGGATTGGTTATCCAGGAGTGACTCTTACTGTCACAG atcttcaggtggagtctcctgagagagtgacagagggagattcagtccgtCTGACATGTAAAAGCAGCTGCACTCTGACTGACAGAGCAACATTCATCTGGTACAGAAACTCACAGCCATTAACTGAGAGAAGAGACAGAAACAATGAACTCCTGCTGCAGTCAGTCAGAAGAGAGGATGCAGGCAGATATAGCTGTGCTGTACACGGACACAATCACATCTCTCCTGCTGTTCAGCTCAATGTCATGT ACCCTCCCAGGAGCGTCTCAGTGTCCATCAGTccatctggtgaaatagtgtcaggagattcagtgactctgatctgcagcagtgattcaaaccctcctgctgTTACAGTAGCTGGTATACTAATCACACGACGAGGAGATAGAGTCACAATAAGTCTTTACTAG
- the LOC125271241 gene encoding B-cell receptor CD22-like isoform X1 has translation MSLLMAPPLPLVFLLMIHVCVSGVSSADWDVKYRPSHICALKDSSVIMKCIYENPSKDKIKKVFWTKGPVKKGVDPPDLSEDPEYSQRLQYLGDKQQNCTIRLSHVTLKDSHMYYFRFTTGKDDGKWTGDPGVTLNVTDLQVESPERVTEGDSVRLTCKSSCTLTDRATFIWYRNSQPLTERRDRNNELLLQSVRREDAGRYSCAVHGHNHISPAVQLNVMYPPRNVSISIIQSGQIWSGDSVTLICSSDSNPPALNFSWFKENESSAVGSGQSFSALQSGRFYCQAHNQHGSQRSDAVTVTVHHGAGRNVIVIAASSGGLFFIIIIIIIIIFIIQRKMKSRRSAVHEYENDDPSAGTYTALELRSRSSDLYDTLTTIHPRPADHQSGSSEYENQSVSVRSSCLLNIINKEENVLTTSQ, from the exons ATGTCACTGTTAAtggctcctcctcttcctctggtGTTTCTGCTCATGATTCACG TGTGTGTTTCAGGGGTTTCTAGTGCTGATTGGGATGTGAAATACAGACCTTCACACATCTGTGCACTAAAGGACTCATCAGTGATAATGAAGTGTATTTATGAAAACCCATCTAAAGATAAAATCAAGAAAGTGTTCTGGACAAAAGGCCCTGTAAAAAAGGGTGTAGATCCTCCAGATCTGTCTGAGGACCCTGAATACAGTCAGAGGCTTCAGTATCTGGGAGATAAACAGCAGAACTGCACCATCAGActgagtcatgtgacactgaaggattCACACATGTACTATTTCAGATTCACTACTGGAAAAGATGATGGTAAATGGACTGGTGATCCAGGAGTGACCCTTAATGTCACAG atcttcaggtggagtctcctgagagagtgacagagggagattcagtccgtCTGACATGTAAAAGCAGCTGCACTCTGACTGACAGAGCAACATTCATCTGGTACAGAAACTCACAGCCATTAACTGAGAGAAGAGACAGAAACAATGAACTCCTGCTGCAGTCAGTCAGAAGAGAGGATGCAGGCAGATATAGCTGTGCTGTACACGGACACAATCACATCTCTCCTGCTGTGCAGCTCAATGTTATGT ACCCTCCCAGGAACGTTTCAATCTCCATCATTCAGTCTGGTCAGATTtggtcaggagattcagtgactctgatctgcagcagtgattcaaaccctcctgctctgaacttcagctggtttaaggagaatgaaagctcagctgttggatctggacagagtttcagtgcaCTACAGAGTGGACGCTTCTACTGTCAGGCTCACAATCAACATGGATCTCAGAGATCAGACGCTGTAACTGTCACAG TTCATCATGGTGCTGGTAGGAATGTGATTGTGATCGCAGCGTCATCAGGAGGAttattcttcatcatcatcatcatcattatcatcatatttataat TCAGAGGAAAATGAAGAGCAGAAGATCTGCAGTACATGAGTATGAG AATGATGATCCCAGTGCAGGAACATATACAGCTCTTGAACTCAGGTCCAGATCTTCTGACCTCTACGACACACTCACA ACTATCCATCCCAGACCTGCTGATCACCAGTCAGGCTCTTCTGAATATGAGAATCAGTCAGTAAGTGTGAGATCCTCATGTCTTCTCAATATCATCAATAAAGAAGAAAATGTCCTCACTACTAGTCAATAG
- the LOC125271241 gene encoding B-cell receptor CD22-like isoform X2, whose amino-acid sequence MLTIRKSSVYRLLERLTRTRDVTVNGSSSSSGVSAHDSRFTTGKDDGKWTGDPGVTLNVTDLQVESPERVTEGDSVRLTCKSSCTLTDRATFIWYRNSQPLTERRDRNNELLLQSVRREDAGRYSCAVHGHNHISPAVQLNVMYPPRNVSISIIQSGQIWSGDSVTLICSSDSNPPALNFSWFKENESSAVGSGQSFSALQSGRFYCQAHNQHGSQRSDAVTVTVHHGAGRNVIVIAASSGGLFFIIIIIIIIIFIIQRKMKSRRSAVHEYENDDPSAGTYTALELRSRSSDLYDTLTTIHPRPADHQSGSSEYENQSVSVRSSCLLNIINKEENVLTTSQ is encoded by the exons atgTTAACCATAAGAAAATCATCAGTTTATCGTCTGCTGGAGAGACTCACCAGAACACG TGATGTCACTGTTAAtggctcctcctcttcctctggtGTTTCTGCTCATGATTCACG ATTCACTACTGGAAAAGATGATGGTAAATGGACTGGTGATCCAGGAGTGACCCTTAATGTCACAG atcttcaggtggagtctcctgagagagtgacagagggagattcagtccgtCTGACATGTAAAAGCAGCTGCACTCTGACTGACAGAGCAACATTCATCTGGTACAGAAACTCACAGCCATTAACTGAGAGAAGAGACAGAAACAATGAACTCCTGCTGCAGTCAGTCAGAAGAGAGGATGCAGGCAGATATAGCTGTGCTGTACACGGACACAATCACATCTCTCCTGCTGTGCAGCTCAATGTTATGT ACCCTCCCAGGAACGTTTCAATCTCCATCATTCAGTCTGGTCAGATTtggtcaggagattcagtgactctgatctgcagcagtgattcaaaccctcctgctctgaacttcagctggtttaaggagaatgaaagctcagctgttggatctggacagagtttcagtgcaCTACAGAGTGGACGCTTCTACTGTCAGGCTCACAATCAACATGGATCTCAGAGATCAGACGCTGTAACTGTCACAG TTCATCATGGTGCTGGTAGGAATGTGATTGTGATCGCAGCGTCATCAGGAGGAttattcttcatcatcatcatcatcattatcatcatatttataat TCAGAGGAAAATGAAGAGCAGAAGATCTGCAGTACATGAGTATGAG AATGATGATCCCAGTGCAGGAACATATACAGCTCTTGAACTCAGGTCCAGATCTTCTGACCTCTACGACACACTCACA ACTATCCATCCCAGACCTGCTGATCACCAGTCAGGCTCTTCTGAATATGAGAATCAGTCAGTAAGTGTGAGATCCTCATGTCTTCTCAATATCATCAATAAAGAAGAAAATGTCCTCACTACTAGTCAATAG
- the LOC125271219 gene encoding sialic acid-binding Ig-like lectin 14 isoform X2, giving the protein MSQRPAPSLLLLFLLMIPVCVSGVSSADWGVSYSTSHICALKDSSVIMSCTYTYPTGHQIMNVFWTKTKDKEETEEFPDLSEDPEYSQRLQYLGDEQCAMRLSHVTLKDSHEYYFRFITDKPDGKWISKKGVTLTVTDLQVESPERVTEGDSVRLTCKSSCTLTDRATFIWYRNSEPLTERRDRNNELLLQSVRREDAGRYSCAVHGHNHISPAVQLNVMYPPRNVSVSIIQSGQIWAGDSVTLICSSDSNPPALNFSWFKENESSAVGSGQSFSALQSGRFYCQAHNQHGSQRSDAVTVTVHHGLGWHVWLGITVACLGFFIIIIIIIILFIMRKRKGAEVEDLTVKPDNLYSNVTGRDVHVSESADCDDAQYATVTSSKPRRDRNAPDRRDTEEIQYATVQHPKNKQTKRSEENESQYGNIRIHQPESAVRRSNVETVDDASVIYSHVK; this is encoded by the exons ATGTCACAGAGACCGGCTCCTTCTCTTCTTCTGCTGTTTCTGCTCATGATTCCAG TGTGTGTTTCAGGTGTTTCTAGTGCTGATTGGGGTGTGAGTTACAGTACTTCACACATCTGTGCACTAAAGGACTCATCAGTGATAATGAGCTGCACTTATACATACCCTACTGGACATCAGATCATGAACGTGTTCTGGACCAAAACAAAAGATAAAGAGGAAACAGAAGAGTTTCCAGATCTGTCTGAGGACCCTGAATACAGTCAGAGGCTTCAGTATCTGGGAGATGAACAGTGTGCCATGAGActgagtcatgtgacactgaaggattCACACGAGTACTATTTCAGATTCATCACTGATAAACCAGATGGAAAATGGATTAGTAAAAAAGGAGTGACTCTTACTGTCACAG atcttcaggtggagtctcctgagagagtgacagagggagattcagtccgtCTGACATGTAAAAGCAGCTGCACTCTGACTGACAGAGCAACATTCATCTGGTACAGAAACTCAGAGCCATTAACTGAGAGAAGAGACAGAAACAATGAACTCCTGCTGCAGTCAGTCAGAAGAGAGGATGCAGGCAGATATAGCTGTGCTGTACACGGACACAATCACATCTCTCCTGCTGTTCAGCTCAATGTCATGT ACCCTCCCAGGAACGTCTCAGTCTCCATCATTCAGTCTGGTCAGATTTGggcaggagattcagtgactctgatctgcagcagtgattcaaaccctcctgctctgaacttcagctggtttaaggagaatgaaagctcagctgttggatctggacagagtttcagtgcaCTACAGAGTGGACGCTTCTACTGTCAGGCTCACAATCAACATGGATCTCAGAGATCAGACGCTGTAACTGTCACAG TGCATCATGGTCTTGGTTGGCATGTCTGGTTGGGGATCACAGTGGCATGTTTAGgattcttcatcatcatcatcatcatcatcattctgTTTATAAT GAGAAAACGAAAAGGTGCTGAAGTTGAAGACCTCACAGTGAAACCG GACAATCTGTACTCTAACGTAACAGGGAGAGACGTTCATGTTTCTGAATCAGCTGATTGTGATGATGCTCAGTACGCCACTGTTACTTCCAGCAAACCCAGAAGAGACAGAAACGCTCCTGATCGCAGAGATACTGAGGAGATCCAGTACGCAACTGTACAACATCCCAAAAACAAACAGACCAAGAGATCAGAGGAGAACGAAAGCCAGTACGGCAATATCAGGATTCACCAGCCTGAATCTGCTGTGAG GCGATCAAATGTTGAAACTGTGGACGACGCTTCTGTGATCTACAGCCATGTCAAATGA
- the LOC125271219 gene encoding B-cell receptor CD22-like isoform X1, with the protein MSQRPAPSLLLLFLLMIPVCVSGVSSADWGVSYSTSHICALKDSSVIMSCTYTYPTGHQIMNVFWTKTKDKEETEEFPDLSEDPEYSQRLQYLGDEQCAMRLSHVTLKDSHEYYFRFITDKPDGKWISKKGVTLTVTDLQVESPERVTEGDSVRLTCKSSCTLTDRATFIWYRNSEPLTERRDRNNELLLQSVRREDAGRYSCAVHGHNHISPAVQLNVMYPPKRASVSISPSGEIVSGDSVTLICSSDSNPPAKISWFKGGTFVGSGRIYSISKISSDDSGAYKCRSINRHGEKYSAAVTLNVMYPPRNVSVSIIQSGQIWAGDSVTLICSSDSNPPALNFSWFKENESSAVGSGQSFSALQSGRFYCQAHNQHGSQRSDAVTVTVHHGLGWHVWLGITVACLGFFIIIIIIIILFIMRKRKGAEVEDLTVKPDNLYSNVTGRDVHVSESADCDDAQYATVTSSKPRRDRNAPDRRDTEEIQYATVQHPKNKQTKRSEENESQYGNIRIHQPESAVRRSNVETVDDASVIYSHVK; encoded by the exons ATGTCACAGAGACCGGCTCCTTCTCTTCTTCTGCTGTTTCTGCTCATGATTCCAG TGTGTGTTTCAGGTGTTTCTAGTGCTGATTGGGGTGTGAGTTACAGTACTTCACACATCTGTGCACTAAAGGACTCATCAGTGATAATGAGCTGCACTTATACATACCCTACTGGACATCAGATCATGAACGTGTTCTGGACCAAAACAAAAGATAAAGAGGAAACAGAAGAGTTTCCAGATCTGTCTGAGGACCCTGAATACAGTCAGAGGCTTCAGTATCTGGGAGATGAACAGTGTGCCATGAGActgagtcatgtgacactgaaggattCACACGAGTACTATTTCAGATTCATCACTGATAAACCAGATGGAAAATGGATTAGTAAAAAAGGAGTGACTCTTACTGTCACAG atcttcaggtggagtctcctgagagagtgacagagggagattcagtccgtCTGACATGTAAAAGCAGCTGCACTCTGACTGACAGAGCAACATTCATCTGGTACAGAAACTCAGAGCCATTAACTGAGAGAAGAGACAGAAACAATGAACTCCTGCTGCAGTCAGTCAGAAGAGAGGATGCAGGCAGATATAGCTGTGCTGTACACGGACACAATCACATCTCTCCTGCTGTTCAGCTCAATGTCATGT acCCTCCAAAGAGAGCCTCAGTGTCCATCAGTccatctggtgaaatagtgtcaggagattcagtgactctgatctgcagcagtgattcaaaccctcctgcaaAAATCAGTTGGTTTAAAGGAGGAACGTttgtaggatctggaagaatctacagcatctcaaagatcagctctgatgacagtggagcatacaagtgcagatccatcaatagacatggagagaaatactctgctgctgtgactttaaatgtcatgt ACCCTCCCAGGAACGTCTCAGTCTCCATCATTCAGTCTGGTCAGATTTGggcaggagattcagtgactctgatctgcagcagtgattcaaaccctcctgctctgaacttcagctggtttaaggagaatgaaagctcagctgttggatctggacagagtttcagtgcaCTACAGAGTGGACGCTTCTACTGTCAGGCTCACAATCAACATGGATCTCAGAGATCAGACGCTGTAACTGTCACAG TGCATCATGGTCTTGGTTGGCATGTCTGGTTGGGGATCACAGTGGCATGTTTAGgattcttcatcatcatcatcatcatcatcattctgTTTATAAT GAGAAAACGAAAAGGTGCTGAAGTTGAAGACCTCACAGTGAAACCG GACAATCTGTACTCTAACGTAACAGGGAGAGACGTTCATGTTTCTGAATCAGCTGATTGTGATGATGCTCAGTACGCCACTGTTACTTCCAGCAAACCCAGAAGAGACAGAAACGCTCCTGATCGCAGAGATACTGAGGAGATCCAGTACGCAACTGTACAACATCCCAAAAACAAACAGACCAAGAGATCAGAGGAGAACGAAAGCCAGTACGGCAATATCAGGATTCACCAGCCTGAATCTGCTGTGAG GCGATCAAATGTTGAAACTGTGGACGACGCTTCTGTGATCTACAGCCATGTCAAATGA